The following proteins are encoded in a genomic region of Poecilia reticulata strain Guanapo linkage group LG11, Guppy_female_1.0+MT, whole genome shotgun sequence:
- the LOC103472646 gene encoding gastrula zinc finger protein XlCGF57.1-like — protein sequence MKKSDTEQPEPAEEEPTGRKSGESPRLSGIHQVKQEVVAEEKWSLNPDQEEQKPPQIKEEQEENEITELTFSPVQVKNEDDEEKPQLSEFLHCKTEEDRTSVGPEPDQCVESDNQDDTSDCTETDISDGNWEESSDLSDTNFVRSNKESADGKSGNGELHTCAECGEKFSLQIYLLRHQRIHTGEKPFSCSSCRQAFIWKYALMKHVETHSDDKPFSCSVCGQNFRRKGWLTQHMRRHTGRKPYSCSICGCGFLCKRELAEHTRTHSGEKPFSCSVCKAPFSSEKTLVQHSKIHSGQKPHSCPYCPTTVRRKDSLKRHLRTHSGEKPFSCSVCNKNFSVKESLNRHMRRHTGEKPYTCSVCEARFQLKQTLVEHIRIHTGEKPFSCSVCQEAFRRKQDFVNHTKIHSKSTCEVCGQSFNKAVRLARHMRFHDSERAFSCSICAVAFIRKNALIQHMRTHSEERPFSCSVCKATFKRKDGLKLHTRVHTREKPYSCKGCNKKFTQLSWSKTHQKRCLSSRSKLS from the exons ATGAAGAAGTCAGACACCGagcaaccagaaccagcagaggaAGAACCGACTGGAAGAAAATCTGGAGAATCTCCCCGACTTTCTG gcATCCACCaggtcaaacaggaagtagttgctGAGGAGAAGTGGAGTCTCAACCCAGACCAGGAGGAGCAGAAACCTCCACAGATTAAAGAGGAACAGGAGGAGAATGAGATTACAGAGTTAACTTTCAGCCCTGTCCAAGTGAAgaatgaagatgatgaagagaaACCCCAGCTCTCAGAGTTTCTTCACTGCAAGACCGAAGAGGACCGAACTTCTGTTGGACCAGAACCCGATCAGTGTGTAGAATCAGACAATCAAGACGACACTTCAGATTGCACAGAAACCGACATCAGTGATGGAAACTGGGAGGAAAGCAGCGACTTATCGGATACAAACTTTGTTAGAAGTAATAAAGAGTCAGCGGATGGTAAGTCAGGAAATGGTGAATTGCACACCTGTGCAGAATGTGGCGAAAAGTTCAGCCTTCAGATTTACTTACTAAGACACCAGAGAATCCACACAGGAGAAAAACCTTTCAGCTGCTCCTCTTGCCGGCAGGCTTTTATATGGAAATACGCCTTAATGAAACATGTGGAAACTCACAGTGACGACAAACCTTTCAGCTGCTCCGTCTGTGGCCAGAACTTCAGGAGGAAGGGATGGTTAACTCAGCACATGAGGAGACacactggaagaaaaccttaCAGCTGCTCCATCTGTGGCTGTGGTTTTCTGTGCAAGCGTGAATTAGCTGAGCACACAAGGACTCACAGTGGAGAGAAACCtttcagctgctctgtctgCAAGGCACCTTTTTCAAGCGAAAAAACGCTGGTGCAGCACTCAAAAATTCACAGCGGACAGAAACCACACAGCTGCCCTTATTGTCCGACGACTGTTAGAAGAAAAGACAGTTTGAAGCGACACTTAAGAACCCATAGTGGGGAGAAACCGTTCAGCTGCTCTGTCTGCAACAAAAACTTCAGCGTCAAGGAGAGCCTGAATCGGCACATGAGGCGTCACACAGGAGAAAAACCTTACACGTGTTCTGTCTGTGAGGCCCGCTTTCAGCTAAAGCAAACTTTAGTGGAGCACATAAGAATTCACACAGGGGAGAAACCGTTCAGCTGCTCTGTCTGTCAGGAAGCCTTCAGgagaaaacaagattttgtgAACCACACAAAAATTCACAGCAAGTCTACCTGCGAGGTGTGCGGCCAAAGCTTCAACAAAGCTGTTCGCTTGGCTCGGCACATGAGATTTCATGACAGTGAGAGAGCTTTCAGCTGCTCCATCTGCGCGGTGGCTTTCATCAGGAAGAACGCCTTGATCCAGCACATGAGAACCCACTCAGAGGAGAGACCGTTCAGCTGCTCCGTGTGCAAGGCCACCTTCAAAAGGAAGGACGGCTTGAAGCTGCACACGAGGGTTCACACCAGAGAGAAACCGTACAGCTGCAAGGGCTGCAACAAGAAGTTTACCCAGCTGTCCTGGTCCAAAACGCATCAGAAACGATGTTTAAGCTCACGCAGCAAGCTGAGCTGA